Part of the Paenibacillus sp. YPG26 genome, GTTACCCCGTGAGTATCGAAGCCATTCTCATCGGCATAACACAGAACATCCGCAGACATTCGGCTGCTCTCTTCATCAACACCACACGCTTTGAATACACTCGTAACGAACTCATGCAGGCGATCCTTCTTGACTTTAACTTGGTTAATCATGTCTACTGACCACTTCCAATCGATTCATATTTCATATTCCTTTTCGCTGCATAGAATACTCCCATCAAATCACGGATATCGGCCGCATAGCGCTCCAGCTCTTCAAGCGTTATATATTCTCCATCCGCATGAGCATTGTGACTGCCTAGGCCTCCGGGTCCGTACACAATGGTGTAAGCTTCCGGGCACTGGGCCCACATGGCATCACAGGTGAAAGCCTGCCCCGGGTATTCTTCTGGATTGCGGATCCAGCCAAGCCTGCCAAGCTCCTCTTCCCACTGGGGGTGCCGGTTATTTAGAACAGGAAGCCCTTGCTTCACCCAAGTCAGTTTACATATGTGATCCGCAGCTGCGGCAGTGTAACGTGCCTGTGAGAACTCACGATATTGCTGGGCAAATTCACTCAGCAAAGCTTCCAGAGCTTCTTCTACGAGTTGACGTATTTGCCGTCCGCCTTCAGTTGAATGATATGCAAAGTTCATAAGCAGACGGCCTGAACCATAAACTTTGTTATGCATGAGTCCGGTATGGATACCCGCTAGACACATCTTCCCCCCAACAGACTCAACAGGAGCAGATAGTCTGGCAAGCAAATGTGAGGAAAGATAACCAAGCAGCAGGGTTGCATTATGCCCGGATTCTGGAGCATCATCGGTGGAATCCTGACCCTGCACCTCAATTCGTGCGGTCATTGAAGTCGTGGAACTGTCGAAGAAGACACCTCCCGAGGGCTCGGCGAATACATTAAGACTGCCCAGATAGCCCCGATCTGCGAGAAGCTTGGTGCCATATACACCCATGGCCCCGCCCTCTTCCCCAGATACACATTGGAGCAGCAGCGTACACTCATCCGTCCATCCCGGATTATCCTTCAGCGCAGCCTCAATGCCTGCAAGCAGGGCAACTCCGGGTCCCTTCATGTCTACCGCTCCCCGGCCTGTGAACCGGCCTTTTCCAAAGGATACCGGTACATTTCCATCAACGGTATCCATATGGAAATTGAACATCAAGGTATCTGCGGCCGGTCTTTTAGCTCCCCACCTTAGCACAAGATTAGGCTGCGAATTCCAGAAGTCAGAGCCCATCTCAGCAGCACGTTCCCGTACGCTGAGGGGAACATATTCGTTCTCCAATATTTTGGGATCAGGCGACTGATGGTACAGCATCTCCGAACCTAGCTGTTCATAAGCGAATATGGCATACTCAGACTGAGCCTGACCAAGACAAGAAGGGAGTCCTGTCTCCATTGGTGAGATCGTATTGAGCTTAAGGAGTCTTAACAGCAGATCGGAATACTTGTCCGTAAAAAGAGAACTCATGCCTGTGTCTTCACCTTCTCTCCGCTCACCCTAATTTCTTCCAGAAGCTTCTCCAGCCTTTGACCGTAAGCAATATAGGAGTCTTGATAGCCTCTCGAATTCTGACTTTGCCGCAGGTGTGGAATCAGATGCAAATGAGGTTCAATAGACAGAATTCCATCGTAGTTGTGCTCCAGAAGCCAGATCAGGCACTCTTTTACTTTGGAATCCCCTTCCCCGGGAAGGGTATAGACTTCCTTGCCTTCCTGTAGAATCCCGTCTTTGATATGAACATGCTCTACATAAGGCCAGACCCGGGTTAAGTAATCAAAGGCATGATATCGATAGGCAATACCATTGCCAGTGTCGAACAGCAGGCGCAGGTGCGGACTGTTCACTCCCTCTATCAGCTGCAGCGCACGCTCCGGGTCTGTCCCGGCCCAGCCCGAGCAGTTCTCGTGAAGCAGAATGATGTTCGCTTCGCTGGCTAATTCCGTCAACTTGTGTATACGGTCGAATACACGCTCCCGCCACTCCGTCTCAGGTAATCCATCATTAGGGTACGACATGATCCGCACGTATTTAGCCCCAAGAAGCTGCATGCGTTCTGATATCCTTCTCAGTTCTTCCAGGTCCTGCTCGAAGTCGCTGGTAATAGGTCTCTCCCAGTTCGCGATTCGAGATGCTACAGAAGTGACTTTCAGAGAAGCGTCCGAGATTCCGCTTCGCACCTGATTGAACAGAGCGGAATCCCAGTCTCCTAAGGCCAGCCCTTTCACGCTCCGGATTTCGATCTCACTCCATCCAAGCTTATGATGGGCTTCAATCTGATCTGCAAGCTCTGGCCCGGCTTCATCACTTAGTCCCGACAGCTTGATCCCACGCAGATCAGACATGAATCTTAACCTCAGCGTAGAATTCAGTTACAGCCTTAATAACTTCCTGCACATGATCATCCGGCATTTCAGCATAGAGCGGGAGAGCCAGAGATCTGCCAGTAATGGCTTCCGCATTCGGGAAGTCCCCAGGCTTATGTCCCAGATAGGCAAAAGCTGGCTGAAGAGGCAGCGCCGAAGGGTAGTAGATCTGTGTCTCGATTCCACGTGACTGAAGGAAGTCTCGCAGTTCGTCTCTTTTCTCAGCTTGCAGCACATAAGTATAGTAGACTCTCTCTTCATGATCATGAGTAACCACTTCTACCATAGGGGCCAGGTCACCAAGGGCACCATTGTATGCCGAGGCGATATCACGACGTCGGTTCAATAGCTTGTCGTATCGCGCAAGCTTATGAGTCAGATAATCTGCGACAGTCTCATCCATCCGGTTGTTATAACCGAGCATATGATGATAGAAGCGGGTGATTCCGTCTTGTCCATGGTTGCGCAGCATCCGGCTGATTCTTCCGTATTCATCATTATCCGTTACGATCACCGCGCCATCACCAATTCCACCCAGCGGCTTGGCCGGGAAGAAAGAGTATAGACCCGCATCACCCA contains:
- a CDS encoding M20/M25/M40 family metallo-hydrolase — encoded protein: MSSLFTDKYSDLLLRLLKLNTISPMETGLPSCLGQAQSEYAIFAYEQLGSEMLYHQSPDPKILENEYVPLSVRERAAEMGSDFWNSQPNLVLRWGAKRPAADTLMFNFHMDTVDGNVPVSFGKGRFTGRGAVDMKGPGVALLAGIEAALKDNPGWTDECTLLLQCVSGEEGGAMGVYGTKLLADRGYLGSLNVFAEPSGGVFFDSSTTSMTARIEVQGQDSTDDAPESGHNATLLLGYLSSHLLARLSAPVESVGGKMCLAGIHTGLMHNKVYGSGRLLMNFAYHSTEGGRQIRQLVEEALEALLSEFAQQYREFSQARYTAAAADHICKLTWVKQGLPVLNNRHPQWEEELGRLGWIRNPEEYPGQAFTCDAMWAQCPEAYTIVYGPGGLGSHNAHADGEYITLEELERYAADIRDLMGVFYAAKRNMKYESIGSGQ
- a CDS encoding sugar phosphate isomerase/epimerase family protein, giving the protein MSDLRGIKLSGLSDEAGPELADQIEAHHKLGWSEIEIRSVKGLALGDWDSALFNQVRSGISDASLKVTSVASRIANWERPITSDFEQDLEELRRISERMQLLGAKYVRIMSYPNDGLPETEWRERVFDRIHKLTELASEANIILLHENCSGWAGTDPERALQLIEGVNSPHLRLLFDTGNGIAYRYHAFDYLTRVWPYVEHVHIKDGILQEGKEVYTLPGEGDSKVKECLIWLLEHNYDGILSIEPHLHLIPHLRQSQNSRGYQDSYIAYGQRLEKLLEEIRVSGEKVKTQA
- a CDS encoding DegT/DnrJ/EryC1/StrS family aminotransferase; this translates as MMKIPFFNYPDRYAEDREKIKEIVYNVGTSDNFILKERVTRFEEAIGQYTGAKHVIAVANGTTALTILLKAMGVGPGVEVLTPAFSFISTASSIALLGGTPVFVDVDPLTGMMDPLDLKRRITPASKVVIPTHLFSVMADMSAITEVAREHNLIVLEDSAVALGARQNGTMAGLLGDAGLYSFFPAKPLGGIGDGAVIVTDNDEYGRISRMLRNHGQDGITRFYHHMLGYNNRMDETVADYLTHKLARYDKLLNRRRDIASAYNGALGDLAPMVEVVTHDHEERVYYTYVLQAEKRDELRDFLQSRGIETQIYYPSALPLQPAFAYLGHKPGDFPNAEAITGRSLALPLYAEMPDDHVQEVIKAVTEFYAEVKIHV